One stretch of Sulfuricystis multivorans DNA includes these proteins:
- the moaC gene encoding cyclic pyranopterin monophosphate synthase MoaC has product MSNSPLTHFDAAGQAHMVDVGAKAETARLARATGRIRMQPATFELIQSGSAKKGDVLGVARIAAIQAAKRTADLIPLCHPIALTRVAADFTLDEATSSVTCTVTAETFGRTGVEMEALTACATGLLTIYDMVKAVDRGMVIEEVRLLEKAGGKSGHWQAG; this is encoded by the coding sequence ATGAGCAATTCCCCTCTCACTCACTTCGATGCCGCCGGCCAGGCCCACATGGTCGATGTCGGCGCCAAGGCCGAGACGGCGCGGCTGGCTCGTGCCACCGGCCGCATCCGCATGCAGCCGGCCACCTTCGAACTGATCCAGTCCGGCTCGGCCAAGAAAGGCGACGTGCTCGGCGTCGCCCGGATCGCGGCGATCCAGGCCGCCAAGCGCACCGCCGATCTGATCCCGCTTTGCCACCCGATCGCGCTCACCCGCGTCGCCGCCGATTTCACGCTCGATGAAGCGACCAGCAGCGTCACCTGCACCGTCACCGCCGAGACCTTTGGCCGTACCGGCGTCGAGATGGAAGCGCTCACCGCTTGCGCCACCGGCCTGCTGACCATCTACGACATGGTGAAGGCCGTCGATCGCGGCATGGTCATCGAGGAAGTGCGCCTGCTGGAAAAGGCCGGCGGCAAATCAGGGCACTGGCAGGCAGGGTAA
- a CDS encoding BrnA antitoxin family protein, with protein sequence MRKEYDFSTARKNPYASRLKKQITIRLDEESIEYFKALSEEVGIPYQSLINLYLRDCALSHRKPNLDWR encoded by the coding sequence ATGCGTAAAGAATATGACTTTTCCACCGCCCGGAAAAATCCCTACGCTTCCCGACTGAAGAAGCAGATCACCATCCGTCTGGATGAAGAATCGATCGAATATTTCAAGGCGCTTTCGGAAGAGGTCGGCATCCCTTACCAGAGCCTCATCAACCTGTATTTGCGTGACTGCGCGCTTTCGCACCGCAAGCCGAATCTAGACTGGAGGTAG
- a CDS encoding BrnT family toxin produces the protein MSALRFEWDQRKAAANVRKHGVTFEEARSVFYDERAKLIDDPDHSEDEERFVLLGLSSALRLPVVCHCYRSDGGSIRIISARKATANEARFYR, from the coding sequence ATGAGCGCATTACGTTTCGAGTGGGACCAACGCAAGGCTGCGGCCAACGTCAGGAAGCATGGGGTCACGTTCGAGGAGGCGAGGTCCGTCTTCTACGATGAACGCGCCAAGCTCATCGACGATCCCGATCATTCAGAAGACGAAGAGCGTTTCGTTCTGCTCGGGCTCAGTTCCGCTTTGCGGCTCCCGGTTGTCTGCCACTGCTATCGGAGCGACGGCGGATCGATCCGGATCATCTCCGCCCGCAAGGCAACGGCCAATGAAGCAAGATTCTATCGATGA
- a CDS encoding polysaccharide biosynthesis protein has product MPFVKTTQLLLDLPRPAKRLVALAVDASLCVLTVWLAFYLRLDEWVRFFGDDQWRPQWAALGALVLALPIFVVTGLYRAIFRYAGMQALLAVAKAMFVYTLLYAALFTAIGVPGVPRTVGLIQPVLLLVAVGASRVFARYWLGEPYQNILRRAALPKVLIYGAGSAGRQLAAALAHSHEMKVVGFLDDDQHLQGGVMNGLPIHAPDDLPTLVAAQQIHDVLLAIPSASRRRRNEILERLRVAKVAVRTLPGVADLARGEVHVSDLREPNIDDLLGREPVAPEPGLLERNIRDKVVLITGAGGSIGSELCRQIAVLSPRRLLLVEISEYALYQIDRELRHLSPGFEPVPLIGSVADAERMGAILSSFRPETIYHAAAYKHVPLVEHNIAEGIRNNAFGTLNLASLAREHGVADFVLISTDKAVRPTNVMGASKRLAELILQALAAQGGMTRFTMVRFGNVLGSSGSVVPLFRKQIRDGGPVTLTHPEVTRYFMTIPEAAQLVIQAGALAGAANESGAVFVLDMGEAVKIIELARRMIELSGLTVRDEANPDGDIEIAITGLRPGEKLYEELLIGDDPQPTLHPRIMKAREHFLSWAELEPRLAALEAALAANDAPVIRQLLAQMVSGYQPTEAIADFVHCAKAVLA; this is encoded by the coding sequence ATGCCTTTCGTCAAAACCACCCAACTCCTGCTCGATCTGCCGCGGCCGGCGAAACGCCTCGTGGCGCTGGCGGTGGATGCGAGCCTGTGCGTGCTGACGGTCTGGTTGGCGTTCTATTTGCGGCTCGACGAATGGGTGCGCTTCTTCGGCGATGATCAATGGAGGCCACAGTGGGCGGCGCTCGGCGCTTTGGTATTGGCGCTGCCGATCTTCGTGGTCACCGGCCTCTACCGCGCGATCTTCCGCTATGCCGGGATGCAGGCCTTGCTTGCCGTGGCCAAGGCGATGTTCGTCTATACGCTGCTTTATGCGGCGCTTTTTACGGCGATCGGCGTGCCCGGCGTGCCGCGCACGGTGGGGCTGATCCAGCCTGTGTTGTTGCTCGTCGCCGTCGGCGCTTCACGCGTTTTCGCACGTTACTGGCTGGGCGAGCCGTATCAGAACATCCTGAGGCGAGCGGCTTTGCCGAAGGTGTTGATCTATGGCGCCGGTAGCGCCGGCCGGCAGCTGGCGGCGGCGCTGGCCCATAGCCACGAAATGAAAGTGGTCGGTTTTCTCGACGACGACCAGCACTTGCAAGGCGGTGTGATGAATGGTCTGCCGATCCATGCGCCGGACGATCTGCCGACCCTGGTCGCGGCGCAGCAGATTCACGACGTGCTGCTGGCGATCCCCTCTGCGAGTCGACGCCGTCGCAATGAGATCCTCGAGCGGTTGCGGGTAGCGAAGGTCGCGGTGCGCACGCTGCCGGGCGTGGCCGACCTGGCCAGGGGCGAGGTGCATGTCTCTGATCTGCGCGAGCCGAACATAGACGATCTGCTCGGCCGCGAGCCGGTCGCGCCAGAACCCGGTTTGCTCGAGCGCAACATCCGCGACAAGGTGGTGCTGATCACTGGCGCGGGGGGGTCGATCGGCAGCGAGCTGTGCCGGCAGATCGCGGTGCTTTCCCCCCGTCGTCTGCTGCTGGTGGAGATCAGCGAATACGCGCTCTACCAGATCGATCGCGAGCTGCGCCATCTGTCCCCCGGCTTCGAGCCGGTGCCGCTGATTGGTTCGGTCGCCGATGCTGAGCGCATGGGGGCGATCTTGTCTTCCTTCCGACCGGAGACGATCTACCATGCGGCGGCTTACAAGCATGTGCCGCTGGTCGAGCACAACATCGCAGAGGGCATCCGCAACAACGCGTTTGGCACGCTCAACCTGGCCAGCCTTGCGCGCGAGCATGGAGTGGCCGATTTCGTGCTGATTTCCACCGACAAGGCGGTGCGGCCGACCAACGTGATGGGTGCGAGCAAGCGTCTGGCGGAGCTGATCTTGCAGGCGCTCGCCGCGCAAGGCGGCATGACGCGCTTCACGATGGTGCGCTTTGGCAACGTGCTCGGCTCTTCGGGCTCGGTGGTGCCCTTGTTTCGCAAGCAGATCCGGGATGGCGGGCCGGTGACATTGACCCACCCCGAGGTGACGCGCTATTTCATGACGATTCCCGAAGCGGCGCAGCTGGTGATCCAGGCCGGCGCCTTGGCCGGGGCAGCCAACGAGAGCGGCGCTGTTTTCGTGCTCGACATGGGCGAGGCGGTGAAGATCATCGAGCTCGCCCGGCGCATGATCGAGCTCTCTGGCCTGACGGTGCGCGATGAGGCGAATCCGGATGGCGACATCGAGATCGCGATCACCGGTTTGCGTCCTGGCGAAAAGCTGTATGAGGAGCTTCTGATCGGCGATGATCCGCAGCCGACGCTTCATCCGCGCATCATGAAGGCGCGCGAGCACTTTCTTTCCTGGGCCGAACTCGAACCCCGCCTGGCCGCGCTCGAAGCGGCCCTGGCGGCCAATGATGCGCCGGTGATCAGGCAGCTGCTCGCACAGATGGTATCGGGCTATCAGCCGACCGAGGCGATCGCCGATTTCGTGCATTGTGCGAAGGCAGTGCTTGCATGA
- a CDS encoding ATP-binding protein: protein MESKSSGAFQRPQAAILAARLNEPRRFIQVVVGPRQVGKTTLVQQVAAMMPQPVRYASADEPTLRGREWIAQQWEAARLAIAGREDAVLVLDEIQKIPAWSETVKRLWDEDSRLGRPLKVVLLGSAPLLIAQGLTESLAGRFETLVLGHWTFAEMRGAFGFGLEEYLFFGGYPGAAALISDPARWARYVADSLIETSIARDVLLLTRVDKPALLRRLFELACRYSGQVLSYTKMLGQLQDAGNTTTLAHYLSLLAKAGMVCGLPKFAGDVARSRGSSPKLQVLNTALMTAMTGLGFEEARADREFWGRLTESAVGAHLANAALAGECTVYYWREGKQEVDFVVTAGRRIVAIEVKSGRTPRAHAGTAAFVKAFKPQRVLLVGGDGIALEDFLAQPVGHWLRDR, encoded by the coding sequence ATGGAGAGTAAATCTTCGGGAGCATTCCAGCGCCCGCAGGCGGCCATCCTGGCTGCGCGACTCAACGAGCCGCGTCGCTTCATACAGGTCGTGGTGGGGCCGCGGCAGGTGGGCAAAACGACGCTGGTGCAGCAGGTCGCAGCAATGATGCCGCAACCGGTGCGTTACGCCAGCGCCGATGAGCCGACGCTGCGCGGCAGGGAATGGATCGCCCAACAATGGGAGGCGGCGCGGCTTGCCATTGCCGGCAGGGAAGACGCGGTGCTGGTGCTGGATGAAATCCAGAAAATTCCGGCCTGGTCGGAAACCGTCAAACGCCTGTGGGACGAGGATAGCCGGCTCGGGCGGCCGCTGAAAGTGGTGCTGCTCGGCTCGGCCCCCTTGCTGATCGCGCAGGGACTCACGGAAAGCCTGGCCGGACGATTCGAGACGCTCGTGCTGGGGCATTGGACGTTTGCCGAGATGCGCGGCGCGTTCGGCTTCGGGCTGGAGGAATACCTGTTCTTTGGCGGTTATCCGGGCGCTGCGGCATTGATCTCCGATCCAGCGCGCTGGGCGCGCTATGTGGCCGATAGCCTGATTGAGACCTCGATTGCGCGCGATGTCCTGCTGCTGACCCGTGTGGACAAGCCCGCGCTGCTGCGCCGCCTGTTCGAGCTGGCCTGCCGCTATTCGGGGCAGGTGCTTTCCTACACCAAGATGCTGGGTCAGCTGCAAGACGCCGGCAATACCACGACGCTGGCGCATTACCTGAGCTTGCTCGCCAAAGCGGGCATGGTCTGCGGTCTGCCCAAGTTTGCCGGGGATGTCGCGCGCAGTCGGGGCTCCAGCCCCAAGCTACAGGTGCTCAATACCGCACTGATGACCGCCATGACTGGTCTCGGTTTTGAAGAGGCCAGGGCCGATCGCGAGTTTTGGGGGCGGCTGACGGAATCCGCCGTCGGGGCGCATCTGGCCAATGCCGCACTCGCCGGCGAATGCACCGTGTATTACTGGCGCGAGGGCAAACAAGAGGTGGATTTCGTGGTGACGGCCGGGCGGCGCATCGTCGCCATCGAAGTGAAAAGCGGGCGCACCCCGCGCGCTCACGCCGGCACGGCCGCTTTCGTCAAGGCGTTCAAGCCGCAGCGCGTGTTGCTGGTAGGGGGAGACGGTATCGCGCTGGAGGATTTTCTGGCGCAACCGGTCGGCCATTGGCTGCGTGACCGATAG
- a CDS encoding DUF4143 domain-containing protein, whose protein sequence is MLSCCDGFVFRTSFRRPLAGAVERTCAVDPGVGWPAPSRQDDRGAPVAVALADPEQRGRVFELAVGAEVMQLPGELFYWWEKNAEVDFVYRHQGELYAIEVKSGRKKSLRGLEQFMKQFPHAKPVIVTPENFVSFSHQPKKFLAEPC, encoded by the coding sequence ATGCTAAGCTGCTGCGATGGATTCGTCTTTCGAACGTCCTTTCGTCGCCCGCTTGCAGGCGCGGTTGAACGAACCTGCGCCGTTGATCCAGGTGTTGGTTGGCCCGCGCCAAGTCGGCAAGACGACCGGGGTGCGCCAGTTGCTGTCGCGCTGGCGGACCCCGAGCAGCGTGGGCGGGTCTTTGAGCTGGCGGTGGGGGCGGAAGTGATGCAGCTGCCAGGCGAGCTGTTTTACTGGTGGGAGAAGAACGCCGAGGTCGATTTCGTCTACCGTCATCAGGGCGAGCTGTATGCGATCGAGGTCAAATCGGGTAGGAAGAAATCTTTGCGGGGGCTGGAGCAGTTCATGAAGCAGTTTCCGCACGCCAAGCCGGTGATCGTCACCCCGGAGAATTTCGTCTCGTTTTCTCACCAGCCGAAAAAATTCCTGGCCGAGCCTTGTTGA
- a CDS encoding DegT/DnrJ/EryC1/StrS family aminotransferase, whose protein sequence is MLETGFTPWPNYTEEEAQAVRRVLLSNRVNYWTGTECRAFEKEFAEWVGTRYAIALANGTVALDLALKGLGIGPGDEVIVTPRSFIASVSCVVNAGATPVFADVDRDSGNLTAETIATVLSPRTRAVIVVHLAGWPADMDPIMELASRHHLKVIEDCAQAHGARYKGRSVGSIGHVAAWSFCQDKIMTTGGEGGMVTTDDENLWRDMWAFKDHGKSYAAVYERKHSPGFRWLHESFGTNWRMTEMQAAIGRIQLRRMNAWHAERMRNANAIWEAARRLPGLRVPRLPEEIEHAGYKCYVYVEPQRLRPGWNRDRILEEINALSVPCYAGSCSEVYREKAFDDTPWRPSQRLPVSRELGETSLMFLVHPGLTRDEIGRTCLALRDVMHRAT, encoded by the coding sequence ATGCTTGAGACGGGTTTTACACCTTGGCCAAATTACACGGAAGAAGAAGCACAAGCCGTCCGGCGCGTGTTGCTTTCCAACCGGGTGAATTACTGGACAGGCACGGAATGTCGGGCGTTTGAAAAAGAGTTCGCTGAATGGGTTGGCACCCGTTACGCCATCGCGCTGGCGAATGGGACGGTGGCGCTGGATTTGGCGCTCAAGGGGCTCGGAATAGGGCCTGGTGATGAGGTTATTGTGACGCCACGGAGTTTCATTGCCAGCGTGTCTTGCGTGGTAAATGCTGGGGCAACACCCGTATTCGCGGATGTGGACCGTGACAGCGGTAATCTTACAGCTGAGACGATTGCCACGGTTCTGTCACCACGCACGCGTGCAGTGATCGTCGTGCATTTGGCTGGATGGCCGGCAGACATGGATCCCATCATGGAATTGGCAAGTCGGCATCATTTGAAGGTGATCGAGGATTGCGCACAGGCGCATGGTGCCCGCTACAAAGGTCGCAGTGTGGGGAGCATAGGCCATGTGGCCGCCTGGAGCTTTTGCCAGGATAAGATCATGACGACCGGCGGTGAAGGGGGCATGGTCACCACCGACGATGAAAATCTTTGGCGGGATATGTGGGCATTCAAAGATCATGGCAAAAGTTATGCCGCCGTGTATGAACGCAAACATTCGCCAGGCTTTCGCTGGTTGCATGAAAGTTTTGGCACAAATTGGCGCATGACCGAGATGCAGGCGGCGATCGGGCGTATTCAGCTACGGCGCATGAATGCCTGGCATGCAGAGCGCATGCGCAACGCCAACGCCATCTGGGAAGCCGCGCGTCGTTTGCCGGGTTTGCGTGTGCCGAGATTGCCAGAGGAAATAGAACACGCGGGCTATAAATGCTACGTCTATGTCGAACCGCAACGGCTGCGACCAGGATGGAACCGGGACCGTATCTTGGAAGAAATCAACGCATTGTCGGTGCCCTGCTATGCAGGCTCCTGCTCGGAGGTGTATCGCGAGAAGGCGTTCGATGACACCCCCTGGCGGCCTTCGCAGCGCCTTCCCGTGTCGCGGGAACTCGGCGAGACCAGCTTGATGTTTCTCGTGCATCCCGGGCTTACGAGGGATGAGATTGGCCGGACCTGCCTTGCATTACGCGATGTGATGCATCGGGCGACATAG
- a CDS encoding NeuD/PglB/VioB family sugar acetyltransferase produces the protein MIRVAVYGASGCGRGVMPLARAQWAKTDAPYELVFVDDQPRGQSINGHRVLTYADWLAQPAEERWVSIAIANGTIRERLARRCAEDGVRFFEVRAESVVQMDDVLLGEGAILCPFVTLTSNIRIGKHFQANLYSYVEHDCVIGDYVTFAPGVKCNGNVVIEDHAYIGAGAIIRQGKPGEPLVIGRGAVVGMGAVVTRSVPLGVTVIGNPARPLMK, from the coding sequence GTGATTCGCGTGGCGGTTTATGGTGCGAGTGGCTGCGGGCGTGGCGTGATGCCGCTGGCCCGGGCCCAATGGGCAAAGACCGATGCGCCTTACGAACTCGTGTTTGTCGATGACCAGCCGCGGGGTCAATCAATCAATGGGCATCGCGTGCTGACTTATGCCGACTGGCTGGCCCAGCCCGCCGAGGAACGCTGGGTCAGTATCGCGATCGCCAATGGCACTATCCGCGAGCGGCTTGCCCGGCGATGCGCAGAAGATGGGGTGCGTTTTTTTGAAGTACGGGCGGAGAGCGTAGTGCAGATGGATGATGTTTTGCTTGGCGAAGGCGCGATCCTCTGCCCCTTTGTCACGCTCACCAGCAACATCCGGATTGGCAAACATTTTCAGGCGAATCTCTATAGCTACGTCGAACATGACTGCGTGATCGGCGACTATGTCACGTTTGCGCCAGGCGTGAAATGCAACGGCAATGTGGTGATCGAGGATCATGCCTATATCGGTGCCGGGGCGATCATCCGTCAGGGGAAGCCCGGAGAGCCCCTTGTGATCGGGCGGGGCGCGGTAGTCGGGATGGGTGCAGTCGTGACAAGGAGCGTGCCGCTAGGCGTGACGGTGATTGGTAACCCTGCACGACCGCTGATGAAGTGA
- a CDS encoding sugar transferase, with protein sequence MKRAFDIVFASILLSLMAAPIVVLAGMIRYKLGKPVFFRQVRPGLHGKPFVMIKFRTMTDARGPNSELLPDAQRLTPFGRWLRATSLDELPELWNVLKGDMSLIGPRPLLMEYLPLYTPEQARRHEVRPGITGWAQVNGRNALSWEEKFKLDVWYVDHHNFWLDLKILWLTIKQVLAREGISAKGEATMPKFTGASTSEGTQ encoded by the coding sequence ATGAAACGAGCATTCGATATCGTCTTCGCCTCCATCTTGTTGTCGCTCATGGCAGCTCCAATCGTGGTGTTGGCTGGGATGATCCGGTACAAATTGGGGAAGCCAGTGTTCTTTCGCCAAGTCCGGCCCGGGCTCCACGGCAAACCCTTCGTGATGATCAAGTTTCGTACGATGACGGATGCACGGGGGCCCAACAGCGAGCTATTGCCTGATGCCCAGCGTCTGACACCATTTGGCCGGTGGCTGCGCGCTACCAGCTTGGACGAACTGCCCGAACTCTGGAATGTGCTCAAGGGCGACATGAGTCTCATCGGACCACGGCCGCTGCTGATGGAATATCTGCCGCTCTACACGCCCGAGCAGGCGCGGCGACACGAGGTCCGCCCGGGCATCACGGGTTGGGCGCAGGTGAATGGCCGCAATGCATTGAGCTGGGAAGAGAAATTCAAGCTGGATGTGTGGTATGTGGACCATCACAATTTTTGGCTCGATCTCAAGATTCTCTGGCTGACGATCAAGCAAGTGCTGGCGCGAGAAGGCATCAGTGCGAAAGGGGAAGCGACCATGCCCAAGTTTACAGGCGCCTCTACGAGCGAGGGAACACAGTGA